The following are from one region of the Osmerus mordax isolate fOsmMor3 chromosome 1, fOsmMor3.pri, whole genome shotgun sequence genome:
- the rplp2 gene encoding 60S acidic ribosomal protein P2 — MRYVAAYLLAVLGGNTSPSSKDIKTILGSVGIEAEDVRLDKVITELNGKDINEVMNSGLSKLASVPAGGAVAAPAAASGGAAVATPAAAEEKKEEKKEESEESDEDMGFGLFD, encoded by the exons ATGCGTTACGTGGCCGCTTACCTCCTGGCAGTGCTTGGTGGCAACACCAGCCCGTCATCCAAGGACATCAAGACCATCCTGGGGAGCGTGGGCATCGAGGCTGAGGATGTGCGCCTGGATAAG GTCATCACTGAATTGAACGGGAAAGACATCAATGAAGTTATGAATTCTG GTCTCTCTAAGTTGGCCTCCGTGCCAGCAGGTGGCGCTGTTGCAGCACCTGCTGCTGCTAGTGGAGGGGCTGCCGTGGCAACGCCTGCTGCTG CggaagagaaaaaggaggagaagaaggaggaatcTGAAGAATCTGATGAAGATATGGGCTTTGGACTCTTTGATTAA
- the LOC136941525 gene encoding apoptosis facilitator Bcl-2-like protein 14: MEQTNQDRLHDSQLIYVSRKDTTRLLEVYVKRSISLNDGTAPRQGDKLNNWTSIRNRKVRRHSSDSSVILSLHDEPMVSVEAPVTLSNQSVDQKKEKPRKMRKKDTLKKLMSFTDKRSSRQPSEISTQFSTHDNAVFKPEAVDEVPFAQTNKSLDTEKPRKAAKKSKKKHSLWKSFVGFFTGKDPQQKEDSAPSPDALANPTPFPEMPTPTGGLCLPLPQPGTSTSIRRKKSKKRSSKKRLSFGRSFRKDGITNIEYVASLVPPDSYYEKVTDELERIVQEVQDTDEKLTNEDVIDRIIALMKHEGDAIDNKLKENSSISPFFKTMTYSSFQLLADSYVDTESPSMPGHHPVPNTAPELVKLAFTLDFTARVASLSRHSNHIMGLGSRYLDERFSYTTQAVPDHAVTSDCE; encoded by the exons ATGGAGCAAACAAACCAGGACAGGCTGCATGACAGTCAGCTGATTTACGTTAGCCGGAAGGACACTACCCGGCTTCTGGAGGTGTACGTGAAGCGTAGCATCAGCCTGAATGATGGCACAGCACCTAGACAGGGAGACAAGCTAAATAACTGGACGTCGATCAGAAACAGAAAAGTCCGCCGACATTCCAGTGACTCCTCCGTCATTTTGAGCTTGCATGATGAACCGATGGTCTCGGTTGAAGCCCCCGTCACCCTCTCCAACCAGTCAGTGGACCAGAAGAAGGAGAAGCCACGCAAGATGCGCAAAAAGGACACGCTGAAGAAACTGATGTCTTTTACAGACAAAAGGAGTAGCAGACAACCCAGTGAAATCTCCACACAGTTCAGCACACACGACAACGCAGTTTTCAAACCGGAGGCCGTCGACGAAGTTCCCTTTGCGCAGACTAACAAGTCGTTGGACACGGAGAAGCCACGGAAAGCGGCCAAGAAGAGCAAGAAGAAGCACTCGTTATGGAAAAGTTTTGTGGGTTTCTTCACAGGAAAGGATCCCCAGCAAAAAGAGGACTCGGCGCCCAGCCCCGACGCCCTAGCTAATCCGACACCGTTTCCGGAGATGCCTACGCCCACAGGTGGATTATGCCTGCCGCTGCCCCAGCCCGGTACCTCCACATCCATCAGaagaaaaaaatcaaaaaaacggTCTTCCAAGAAAAGGCTCTCGTTTGGAAGATCATTTCGGAAAGATGGCATCACCAACATTGAAT ATGTTGCCAGTTTGGTACCTCCTGATTCCTACTATGAGAAAGTGACAGACGAACTGGAGAGGATTGTACAAGAAGTCCAAGACACAGACGAGAAGCTtacaaatg aGGATGTTATTGACAGAATCATTGCTCTGATGAAGCACGAAGGGGATGCCATAGACAACAAG CTGAAGGAAAACTCCAGCATCAGCCCTTTCTTCAAGACCATGACGTACAGCTCCTTCCAGCTCCTGGCTGACAGCTACGTAGACACAGAGAGCCCCAGCATGCCTGGCCACCACCCTGTTCCCAACACAGCCCCGGAGCTGGTCAAGCTGGCCTTCACTCTGGACTTCACTGCCCGGGTGGCCAGCCTCTCCAGACACTCCAACCACATCATGGGCCTGGGCAGCCGCTACCTAGATGAACGTTTCTCCTACACCACGCAG GCTGTCCCAGATCATGCGGTGACAAGCGATTGTGAGTGA
- the LOC136941501 gene encoding potassium voltage-gated channel subfamily A member 10, which produces MEVPLVNFENMDDVGIHMGDPSDSGYPTTPTSEAPDQNLATNRLATPQQSPSRGRRGPETSPSTPPTVSNKGHSSCGSLISNLKLLINSETSPTDSVFSRLKECADNEDLFEKQRVVNPPNHKVLINVSGMKYETQMSTLTQFPDTLLGDPMKRMRYFDPMRNEYFFDRNRPSFDGILYFYQSGGKLRRPANVPLDVFVNEIVFYELGHEAMEQFREDEGFVKEPEVPLPTNELHRQFWLLFEYPESSSAARTVALVSVFVIVISIFIFCLETLPEFRDEPDYFPIPAQGSNMSLLPPSAVQKSVLAYITDPFFIVETICIIWFCFELGVRFVVCPSKRDFFNNIMNIIDIVSIFPYFVTLVTELATTPDDDINSGQNMSLAILRIIRLVRVFRIFKLSRHSKGLQILGQTLKASMRELGLLIFFLFIGVILFSSAIYFAEVDEPQTQFVSIPDGFWWAVVTMTTVGYGDMCPITMGGKMVGTLCAIAGVLTIALPVPVIVSNFNYFYHRETEQEEKQVMDIATEDAQKSVDSANKYGSTPSLNKSNGTWQNEKSVVN; this is translated from the coding sequence ATGGAAGTACCGCTGGTTAACTTTGAGAACATGGATGACGTTGGCATCCACATGGGAGACCCCAGTGACTCAGGTTACCCCACCACGCCCACATCCGAGGCCCCGGACCAGAACCTGGCCACCAACCGCCTCGCGACCCCCCAACAGTCCCCCAGCAGAGGTCGCAGGGGCCCAGAGACCTCGCCTTCGACCCCGCCCACGGTCAGCAACAAGGGCCACTCCAGCTGTGGCAGTCTGATATCCAACCTGAAGCTGTTGATCAACAGTGAGACTTCGCCCACCGACAGTGTCTTCAGCCGGCTGAAGGAATGTGCCGACAACGAGGACCTGTTTGAGAAACAGCGAGTGGTAAACCCTCCCAACCACAAGGTTCTCATCAACGTGTCTGGGATGAAGTATGAGACACAGATGAGCACCCTGACTCAATTTCCAGACACTTTGCTTGGAGATCCGATGAAACGGATGCGGTACTTTGACCCGATGAGGAACGAGTATTTCTTCGACCGGAACCGGCCCAGCTTCGACGGAATCCTCTACTTCTACCAGTCTGGGGGTAAACTCAGACGACCGGCCAACGTCCCCTTGGATGTTTTCGTAAACGAGATTGTTTTCTACGAGTTGGGACACGAAGCCATGGAGCAGTTCCGCGAGGACGAGGGTTTCGTCAAAGAGCCCGAGGTGCCTTTGCCCACCAACGAGCTTCATCGTCAGTTCTGGCTCCTGTTTGAGTACCCCGAGAGCTCCAGCGCTGCCCGCACCGTGGCCTTGGTGTCCGTGTTCGTCATCGTCATCTCCATCTTCATCTTCTGCCTGGAGACTCTGCCAGAGTTCCGCGACGAGCCGGACTACTTCCCGATCCCGGCCCAGGGCTCCAACATGTCCCTGCTGCCTCCCAGCGCCGTCCAGAAAAGCGTGCTGGCCTACATCACCGACCCCTTCTTCATCGTGGAGACCATCTGCATCATCTGGTTCTGCTTCGAGCTGGGGGTTCGCTTCGTGGTCTGCCCCAGCAAGAGGGATTTCTTCAACAACATCATGAACATCATCGACATCGTCTCCATTTTTCCTTACTTCGTAACCCTGGTGACGGAGCTGGCGACCACTCCGGATGACGACATCAACTCCGGCCAGAACATGTCGCTGGCCATCCTGCGGATCATCCGTCTGGTGAGAGTCTTCCGTATCTTCAAACTCTCCCGCCACTCCAAGGGGCTTCAGATTCTGGGTCAGACCCTGAAAGCCAGCATGAGAGAGCTGGGCCTGctcatcttcttcctcttcatAGGGGTGATCCTGTTCTCCAGTGCCATCTACTTCGCCGAGGTCGACGAACCACAGACCCAGTTCGTCAGCATCCCCGACGGATTCTGGTGGGCCGTGGTGACCATGACGACAGTCGGCTACGGCGACATGTGCCCCATCACCATGGGGGGCAAGATGGTGGGCACCCTGTGCGCCATCGCCGGGGTCCTGACCATCGCCCTGCCTGTTCCCGTCATCGTCTCCAACTTTAACTACTTCTACCACCGggagacagagcaggaggagaagcaggtgaTGGATATCGCCACTGAAGACGCGCAGAAGTCGGTCGACTCGGCCAACAAGTATGGCAGCACCCCGTCTCTCAACAAGAGCAACGGGACCTGGCAGAACGAGAAGAGCGTTGTGAACTGA